TTTAAAGCCGGCCGCTTTTATATCTTCATCTCTAATTCCTACGAGCGCCATTTCAAGCTCACGACGTGAGTTATTTAGATTTACTTCTCTCGAACTAAGCTCTAATTTAATATTTTCCAATTCCTCATTGCTAATAACTTTTTCTTCAAACAAAATTTCTTTTTTACGCGCTATATCTTGAAATCTTTCGAATTCAGAAAGTGCTTTATAATAAAGACCTAATCTCTTGTCTGCTTCCCCCAACTTTATTTCAACATTCCTCCTAGCATTTTCATATTTATCTTTTGAAAGTTGATAAAGTGCTTTTGAAGAATCCAAAGCTGCTTGTTGCTTTGCTATATCCAACTCAAAGGATAAACCTTCTATTTTTGCAATTTTTTGACCTTTTTTAACTTTATCCCCTTCTTTTACATTGAATTCTTCTATTCGGCCGCTGACCTTAGAAAATATTTCCACTTTTTCAATTGGTTCAACTATGGCTGCGAAAGTTAATATAGGTGTTATAGTTTCTTCTTCAATTGCTATACTCTTTACAGATATAATATTCCCTTCTTCTCCAAAAGAATTTTCCTTATTTTGGTTTTTATAATTTGAATACAGCTCGTTGGCAGATAAATACTTCGAATAAAAAATCCGGTTTAAAAAAGGAAGTTTACTTCGAAGTTCAGACCATGTTAAATTTGAATAGATAATTGAAATCCCAAGATATACTAGGGAGCTTACAACTATTTTGGAAAAGAAGGGAATTTTCGAAAGAGTGCCAATTTTTTCTTTTAACATGCAATATTTGAAAAAGTAAGTTTTATATTAATTAACATTAAAGCTTATTATTTTTTAGAAGAAGTAATTTTTTGAAATTCAAATGCCATTTTTGAAACCACTTCTTTCATTTGTTCGGACTCATATAACATTTTATTATCGAAAGTAGATCGAACCATTCCAATTAAACTTCCATCTGGACTGTATACATGTAAGAAAATATAATTATAGTCTTTTCTTTCCAAAGTTAAATCATTGTTCTGAATTGATATAGTGCCCTGCAGAAACAAATCAAAGCTTTCTTTTTCGGATACTTCTTTAATTTCGTTTCTAACTAAATGTTTTTCAATAACCGAATTTTGATTCCAAAATTCTCCAGCCGCATTTCTCAGATTTAATGGCAGTTTACTATTTTCTATCTTCACTTCCTTTGCTAAATCGTTAAAATTATAAAAATTAATAACAAAGCCTTTCTGTATTAATTCAAAAACCAACAAATCTTGAAAGTCTTTTGCGATTGATTTAGGAATTCTTACATCCCTGATTGTCATAGCTCCAAACATTAATTTCTTTTGAGGAGATTCTGATACCAATGTCGATTTAACTTGATACTTATCTATTTTACAGTTAAACGAAATAAGAATGAGAAAAATAATGAAGTACGAAGCTATGCGATTAAGTCTTAAAACTTTCATTTCGCCTCCATACTAAAATTAAAAGTTGATTTAATTGGAATTCCATTAACATCCTTTGCCGATGTGTCTACGGTTAACATATAAAAAGGGAAACCCGCTGGGTTCGTATTTGATTGTAGTAGGTTGAAATCTCCGGATGTCGAAACATTTCCGAAAGATGATGTACCATTACATGAAGCTTCAAGTTCTGCAAATACCACTGTTAATACCCGACATCCAAATGGATAGACTGCCTGGCAATCAGACCATGACCAAGTGGACAATTGCACAAATGTACTAGGAGGAGATTGTCTGCGTAATTTAACTGCATTAATAGTTGCATTTAAATCCATATAATTCGAAAAGATTAACCTAAAATTATCTGTATTCACATCTAAACAAGAGGCAGAGTTACTTAAATTTGGACCCGTTCCGGTTCCGCTATCTCCTCCTCTAAATCTATATGAAGTAGGCGATAATACTGGCAGACTACTATCCCAATAACAAGAACCTAACAACCAATCCCCGCCCGTTGCATTTCCAACACCTGGATATGTTGCAGGACATGTTTGAGATTCGACCCCAATAGCCTGAACAAAAGGAGCATCAGTAAGCGCACCTCCAGCAACAAAACTATATACCAATGATCCAGCTACAAAAATGCCATCTTGAGCTTTTGCACCGCTTCCTAAAGTTATTGTATATCTCGTACCAAAATTGAACTTAGCATCGGGTGTAAATGTAAGAGTCAAACTATCAACTGACCATGAAAAATTTCCTGTAAATGATGGCGAAAAACTTATGTTTGATTGAGTTTGAATTTGATCCATCGGTCGTGAAAATGTGAATACTATAGGAGTTACAGTTGGGTTACCCAAACAAGCATTTGAAACGCTAGTTACCAGCAAATCAACCAATGCACCAGTTCCAGCAAGACAATTTGATAAGGTATCTGCATTTAAAGATAAATTCGCGATTGTTGGCAATAAGTTAGAAGTTCCGACAAAAAAGCTTCCCGACACAGGTACTTGCATTCGGATTCCTTGAGTATCTTGAGCAGTGGTGGAAACTGCAATATTGATTCTAGCTTGGGATGCAAATGGCCTGTCTGGAATTATCGTTAATGTAGTATCAGATTGCCAAACAAAACTCGCAGAAATTGATGGGGAAAAAGAAATTGCACCAGTAGTTGTTGCTCTGTCCATCGGCCTTGTAAAATTCAATGTCAAGGAGTTAGAATTTGGGGCACCCATACATGCAGTAGTTATGGTATTAGAAAGAATATTCAATTGTGGCGCATTGCCGGCGTCACATTCCGCAATCGTTCCTGCGGAAATTAGAATATTTGATATTTCCGGAAAACTTCCTGCTGTAGTTGCTTCGCCTACCGTAAAGCTAGCTGAAAACAATTCCTTTAAATCATTTCCGTCTTTTGATTCGCAATTTTTCGTTAAAGTATATGTATACGTTCCATAATTCCATTGTGAACTAGGAATGAACGTGAGAGCAAAATCGCTTAGCTCATAAAAACCTTGAGTTGGTGGAGAAATTGAAAAACTCTGAACACAACTATTTATGTTCATTGGTTTACTAAATAGCACTGCAATTTTTTGAGTTCTAGGCAATCCTTTATCACCCATAGAAGGAACTGCGGAGATAATCTTCGGAGCATTGTCATCTCCCAAAAAGGTGAACAAACTACTGGCTCCAGGTTTCCCATTTTTACAATGATTTACGATAAAAAATAACAATAGAACAAATATGGGTCCTAGTCTTTTCATAAATTACTCTTCAAGAAAAAATTGATATTCTTTCCCTTTTTTCCCTTTATTTGATTTTTTATTTTTTTTACTCTCTTCCGTTTCTGAGTCATTTTCTCTGGAATCTATTTCCGAAGTACCATCAAGTAATCTTAGAATTGAATTTCCGCAATTTCGTTTAATTTCAAAAAATCGAACTTCTTGCATAGGTTTACCTATAGCAAAACTATACTCAGCACCTGACTCCAAATAATTAGATAATGCATTTGTGATCTCTTCTACAGCCTTTATCATTTCAAATTCAGCTGATACAAGTTCAGTTTCTTTCGCAAATCCTTGAGAATAATTATTTTGTACATTTTTCCATAACTCATAAAATAAATAAAACTTTGAGTTTGAAACAGAGAGTGCTGACCAACTTTCTTTAAACTTTTCCTTTGATTTGAATGCTTCAGCTTGTATATTTATTTTTATCAACTTATTAGTTCTAATTGCGTCTGATAGTCCTATCTTGCCTTCATAAATTTTTCTAGTATATGAAAGATCATCGAAAAGATTAAACGTACTGCTATTATAAGCATTCTCTCCTCGACCTACGAACTGAGGGCCGAAGCCAGGAATTCTTTGAATTCCTGTGCCATCAGTTTGAACTCCATAATTTGCTGAGGATTGGTTAGTTGTGCTGCCTAACTGTGTTTGAACAGAAAAATTGAATCCATATACTTCATTTTTTACAGGTAGCACACCGTTCACATTTTCACCGTAATAGCCACCAACAGAAAGCTTAGGCTTCCAGCCATTTTCTGCAATTTCTTTCCTGGTTTTCAGATTCTCGATTGTTAATTTCGATTTTTTGATTTCTGGTTTATTTTCTAATGCAAATGATTCTTCATCAGATTCAAATACAGGTGAATAAAATACATAATCTTTTAATAATGAATCTTTTAGTATAATTGGGACCTCAATAGGTAAATTAATCTGTTTTTTTAATTCAATTTCATTTAAAGTTCGCAATGATTTTGATTTCAAAACACCTAATTCGAGTTCCTTTATTTTTGCATTCAATTCTACTTCTTGGATTCTTGTTGCAAAGCCTTGTTTGTTTTCTTTCGCAAGATCAGCCAATTGCCTCAAAGATCTTTCGTATGCTTTTTCTGCGACGTACCATTTTATATCACTTGCGAGTAATTTGATATATGCCTTTCTAATCTCCAAAGTAATTTTTTCACGAGCAATTTTCCAATCTTCCTGATTTAATAATTCTTGCAGCTTTGCTGATTCAATCTCAAGTGCATTTTCACCACCATCGTAAATTAATTGA
The DNA window shown above is from Leptospira paudalimensis and carries:
- a CDS encoding efflux RND transporter periplasmic adaptor subunit, whose translation is MLKEKIGTLSKIPFFSKIVVSSLVYLGISIIYSNLTWSELRSKLPFLNRIFYSKYLSANELYSNYKNQNKENSFGEEGNIISVKSIAIEEETITPILTFAAIVEPIEKVEIFSKVSGRIEEFNVKEGDKVKKGQKIAKIEGLSFELDIAKQQAALDSSKALYQLSKDKYENARRNVEIKLGEADKRLGLYYKALSEFERFQDIARKKEILFEEKVISNEELENIKLELSSREVNLNNSRRELEMALVGIRDEDIKAAGFKVPEDKKSKIELIKNINTKIEKSEMEVAAKNLKSNEVNLTSTQMLLKETQLTSPIDGIIAKISRNKGELINAGSGGGAPIMTIISNDGVYVAFSVNEGDLGKIKVGLRANITADSFPDLKFKGIIKRISPLVDQKTHTADVKVEVAGNITDLRPGIFVRSEVIIGSDSKAILIPISTLVSIDGTDGSVFVMKNKRAFKKNVVIGEKRDERVIVTKGLESGDIIISSPINRLFDGILVKPSI
- a CDS encoding Ig-like domain-containing protein, whose translation is MKRLGPIFVLLLFFIVNHCKNGKPGASSLFTFLGDDNAPKIISAVPSMGDKGLPRTQKIAVLFSKPMNINSCVQSFSISPPTQGFYELSDFALTFIPSSQWNYGTYTYTLTKNCESKDGNDLKELFSASFTVGEATTAGSFPEISNILISAGTIAECDAGNAPQLNILSNTITTACMGAPNSNSLTLNFTRPMDRATTTGAISFSPSISASFVWQSDTTLTIIPDRPFASQARINIAVSTTAQDTQGIRMQVPVSGSFFVGTSNLLPTIANLSLNADTLSNCLAGTGALVDLLVTSVSNACLGNPTVTPIVFTFSRPMDQIQTQSNISFSPSFTGNFSWSVDSLTLTFTPDAKFNFGTRYTITLGSGAKAQDGIFVAGSLVYSFVAGGALTDAPFVQAIGVESQTCPATYPGVGNATGGDWLLGSCYWDSSLPVLSPTSYRFRGGDSGTGTGPNLSNSASCLDVNTDNFRLIFSNYMDLNATINAVKLRRQSPPSTFVQLSTWSWSDCQAVYPFGCRVLTVVFAELEASCNGTSSFGNVSTSGDFNLLQSNTNPAGFPFYMLTVDTSAKDVNGIPIKSTFNFSMEAK
- a CDS encoding TolC family protein, producing the protein MIDILTHTIRLFEKKHGIHFILFTLFVSFLLNAQHNLDQDPLVINMEEAEIIGISNSVILASLKDRRQVFKMVATEKWRNYLPRLGISYFGLRNTNVNQPDSQYNDIRLQLNQLIYDGGENALEIESAKLQELLNQEDWKIAREKITLEIRKAYIKLLASDIKWYVAEKAYERSLRQLADLAKENKQGFATRIQEVELNAKIKELELGVLKSKSLRTLNEIELKKQINLPIEVPIILKDSLLKDYVFYSPVFESDEESFALENKPEIKKSKLTIENLKTRKEIAENGWKPKLSVGGYYGENVNGVLPVKNEVYGFNFSVQTQLGSTTNQSSANYGVQTDGTGIQRIPGFGPQFVGRGENAYNSSTFNLFDDLSYTRKIYEGKIGLSDAIRTNKLIKINIQAEAFKSKEKFKESWSALSVSNSKFYLFYELWKNVQNNYSQGFAKETELVSAEFEMIKAVEEITNALSNYLESGAEYSFAIGKPMQEVRFFEIKRNCGNSILRLLDGTSEIDSRENDSETEESKKNKKSNKGKKGKEYQFFLEE